From Ignatzschineria sp. RMDPL8A, a single genomic window includes:
- a CDS encoding MFS transporter, which produces MSSATGADGQPMARPLNREDYKTLTLSSLGGTLEFYDFVIYALYIETIVKPLFLPADISPLIADLFAWGGFAAGYIARPIGGVIMAHFGDVLGRKKMFTLSVAMMALPTFIIGLLPTYAQIGMFAPILLVIMRMFQGAAIGGEMPGAWVFIAEHTPKNRYGLGIGTLTSGITGGILLGFLVSIIIDLNYSKAEILSYAWRIPFIAGGIFGIIAVFLRRYLSETPIFKEMAAQKALSKEIPMMTVLKSHKIACLIVAFLTWSLSTAIMVGILITPVAVLGKMHGIEPLNARIAGSIAALTLTIGCVFWGWLEDKIKTRLNMLFAWGGLAVSSLYFYYSLTQGISMNMVYINYGIMGFFVGAIALTPVVGTRAFPPAIRYSGLSFSYNLAYAVFSAITPMLTLKLLGVTPLGAGIYIAGVSILAILVAFYPLSYKGWEAKGATPAVKPEVKGALGAM; this is translated from the coding sequence ATGAGTTCTGCAACTGGGGCTGATGGTCAGCCCATGGCGCGCCCATTAAATCGTGAAGATTATAAAACGTTAACGCTTTCATCGCTCGGTGGAACGCTTGAATTCTACGATTTCGTCATTTATGCACTCTATATTGAAACGATCGTCAAACCGCTATTTCTCCCGGCGGACATTTCACCACTCATTGCCGACCTCTTTGCATGGGGCGGATTTGCCGCAGGGTATATTGCTCGCCCGATTGGTGGGGTAATTATGGCGCACTTTGGTGATGTCCTTGGCCGTAAAAAGATGTTTACTTTGAGCGTTGCGATGATGGCGCTCCCGACCTTTATTATTGGGCTCCTTCCTACCTATGCGCAGATCGGTATGTTTGCGCCGATTTTACTCGTGATTATGCGGATGTTCCAAGGCGCTGCGATTGGCGGTGAAATGCCGGGCGCGTGGGTCTTTATTGCAGAACATACTCCGAAAAACCGCTACGGTCTTGGTATTGGTACCTTAACAAGTGGTATCACAGGCGGAATTTTACTGGGCTTTTTAGTCTCAATCATTATCGACTTAAATTATTCGAAAGCCGAGATCTTATCGTACGCATGGAGAATTCCATTTATCGCGGGCGGTATCTTTGGAATTATCGCGGTATTCTTACGCCGTTATCTATCTGAAACACCGATTTTTAAAGAGATGGCTGCGCAAAAAGCGCTCTCAAAAGAGATCCCGATGATGACGGTGTTAAAAAGTCATAAAATTGCCTGTTTAATTGTGGCATTTTTAACTTGGTCGCTCTCAACGGCGATCATGGTGGGGATTTTAATTACCCCTGTTGCCGTACTTGGAAAAATGCATGGAATTGAGCCGCTTAACGCTCGTATCGCCGGGTCAATTGCCGCATTAACGTTAACCATTGGATGTGTATTTTGGGGTTGGTTGGAAGATAAAATTAAAACGCGTCTTAACATGCTTTTTGCATGGGGTGGACTCGCCGTTTCAAGCCTCTATTTTTACTACAGCTTAACGCAAGGCATTTCGATGAATATGGTCTATATCAATTACGGGATTATGGGCTTCTTTGTGGGCGCGATTGCGTTAACGCCGGTGGTTGGAACGCGCGCATTCCCGCCAGCGATCCGCTATTCAGGTCTATCATTTTCATACAATTTAGCCTACGCGGTATTCAGTGCGATTACGCCGATGTTGACGCTTAAATTGCTCGGCGTGACGCCACTTGGCGCAGGCATCTATATTGCCGGTGTTTCGATCTTAGCGATCTTAGTGGCGTTCTATCCGCTCTCGTATAAAGGGTGGGAAGCGAAAGGAGCGACTCCAGCCGTTAAGCCTGAGGTGAAAGGGGCATTAGGCGCAATGTAA
- a CDS encoding MFS transporter translates to MSIAINADGYPVARRLNRHDYKTLTLSSLGGTLEFYDFVIYALYIETIVKPLFLPSDISPLIADLFAWGGFAAGYIARPIGGVIMAHFGDVLGRKKMFTLSVAMMALPTFIIGLLPTYAQISMFAPILLVIMRMFQGAAIGGEMPGAWVFIAEHTPKNRSGLGIGVLTSGISGGILLGFLVSIMIDLNYSKAEILSYAWRIPFIAGGVFGIIAVYLRRYLSETPIFQEMSETKSLSKEIPVMTVLKRHKIACVIVGLLTWSLSTTIMIGILITPVAILGKMYGMEPLNARIAGSIAALSLSFGCIFWGFMEDQLKTRLNMVLSWGGLALSSLYFYYSLTRGISLEMIYVNYAVMGFFAGAATTPPIIGTRVFPPAVRYSGLSFSYNLAYAIFSAITPMFTLYLLGITPMGAGIYIVGISMLAILVSSYPLSYKGWTAPVESKFTEIA, encoded by the coding sequence ATGAGTATTGCGATCAATGCCGACGGCTACCCGGTGGCGCGGCGCTTAAATCGTCACGACTATAAAACACTAACATTATCATCACTTGGCGGGACGCTGGAGTTTTACGATTTCGTCATTTATGCGCTTTATATTGAGACCATTGTTAAACCGCTTTTTCTGCCGAGTGATATTTCGCCGCTCATTGCCGATCTTTTTGCATGGGGCGGATTTGCCGCGGGGTATATTGCTCGCCCGATTGGTGGCGTGATTATGGCGCACTTTGGTGATGTGCTTGGCCGTAAAAAGATGTTTACTTTGAGCGTTGCGATGATGGCGCTCCCGACCTTTATTATTGGGCTCCTTCCGACTTATGCGCAGATCAGCATGTTTGCGCCGATTTTACTGGTGATTATGCGGATGTTCCAAGGGGCTGCGATTGGTGGTGAGATGCCGGGCGCGTGGGTCTTTATTGCCGAGCATACGCCGAAAAATCGTTCCGGTCTTGGGATTGGGGTATTAACGAGTGGCATTAGCGGCGGAATTTTATTGGGCTTTTTGGTCTCAATCATGATCGATTTAAACTACTCAAAAGCTGAGATTTTATCCTACGCATGGCGGATTCCCTTTATTGCCGGCGGTGTTTTTGGAATTATCGCGGTCTATTTACGCCGTTACTTATCGGAAACGCCGATCTTCCAAGAGATGTCCGAAACTAAAAGTTTATCGAAAGAGATTCCGGTGATGACGGTATTAAAACGCCATAAAATTGCCTGCGTTATTGTGGGACTCTTAACTTGGTCGCTTTCCACGACGATTATGATCGGGATTTTGATTACGCCGGTCGCGATTCTTGGAAAAATGTATGGCATGGAACCGCTCAATGCGCGGATTGCGGGATCGATTGCGGCGCTGAGTTTAAGCTTTGGTTGTATCTTCTGGGGCTTTATGGAAGATCAATTAAAAACGCGTCTTAATATGGTGCTCTCGTGGGGTGGACTCGCGCTCTCGAGCCTCTATTTTTACTATAGTTTAACCCGCGGGATTAGCCTTGAGATGATCTATGTTAATTATGCAGTGATGGGCTTTTTTGCAGGGGCTGCGACGACGCCTCCCATTATTGGAACGCGTGTTTTCCCGCCTGCAGTGCGTTATTCAGGCTTATCGTTTTCTTATAATTTGGCCTATGCGATCTTTAGTGCGATCACGCCGATGTTTACTCTCTATCTCCTCGGGATTACCCCGATGGGGGCAGGAATCTATATTGTGGGGATCTCGATGCTTGCGATTTTGGTGAGCTCCTATCCGCTTTCGTATAAAGGTTGGACGGCGCCGGTTGAGAGTAAATTTACTGAAATTGCGTAA
- the yhbY gene encoding ribosome assembly RNA-binding protein YhbY yields the protein MTQIKLTNDHIKLLKAKAHHLNPVMIMGDKGLTENFVEETRRALTHHELIKVKVAGDKAERDALVKELIQVVDAQLVQQIGRMAVLFKRNHEAPKIMFDSIK from the coding sequence ATGACACAAATTAAATTAACAAACGACCATATTAAACTTTTAAAAGCGAAAGCGCACCATTTAAACCCCGTCATGATCATGGGCGATAAAGGTCTCACGGAAAATTTCGTTGAAGAGACTCGCCGCGCGCTCACTCACCATGAGCTTATTAAAGTTAAGGTCGCAGGCGATAAAGCTGAGCGTGATGCGCTCGTAAAAGAGCTGATTCAAGTAGTCGATGCCCAACTCGTTCAACAAATTGGACGCATGGCCGTTCTCTTTAAGCGCAATCATGAAGCGCCAAAAATTATGTTTGATTCGATCAAATAA
- a CDS encoding SAM-dependent methyltransferase: MNKNRQPHMRERDAMQDQAHRDGYRSKEIYSLLEIDQKDRIFKPGQLVVDLGACPGSFSEYALEKVGRKGRVIGLDKREIFNPVPNLEYVVGDFHDEAVFNELIETLNGEKIDVVLSDMEPRISGIKDVDQSRRIYLAELAYDLAINHLNKGGAFITRMSKGKGFDEYLQALRDHFSKVRTQNIVEQNADPRREKTPVLYLVATGFRG; the protein is encoded by the coding sequence ATGAACAAGAATAGACAACCCCACATGCGAGAGCGCGATGCGATGCAAGATCAGGCGCACCGCGATGGTTATCGCTCAAAAGAGATCTACTCACTTTTAGAAATTGATCAAAAAGATCGGATTTTCAAACCTGGACAACTCGTCGTTGATCTTGGTGCATGTCCCGGCAGTTTCAGCGAATATGCCCTTGAAAAAGTGGGGCGTAAAGGGCGTGTAATCGGCCTTGATAAACGTGAGATTTTTAATCCCGTTCCTAATTTAGAATACGTTGTGGGCGATTTTCACGATGAAGCGGTTTTTAATGAACTGATTGAAACGTTAAATGGTGAAAAAATTGATGTGGTGCTTTCTGATATGGAGCCGCGCATCAGTGGAATTAAGGATGTGGATCAATCGCGCCGTATCTATTTAGCGGAACTTGCGTATGATCTTGCAATCAATCACCTCAATAAAGGCGGAGCATTTATCACGCGGATGAGTAAAGGCAAAGGGTTTGATGAATATTTGCAAGCGCTTCGCGACCATTTTTCGAAAGTGAGAACGCAAAATATTGTGGAGCAAAATGCCGATCCACGTCGTGAAAAAACGCCTGTACTATACTTAGTAGCAACGGGATTTCGAGGATAG
- the ftsH gene encoding ATP-dependent zinc metalloprotease FtsH has translation MKYTGRDIAIWLGIGMFILFLFQGFGSSGGREIRYSDFLDQVDRGQIKEVTITGSAIDGVTNDNRRFSTISPETDNGPMIDTLRQNKVSFDGRSMKTQGVLLSVFLNLLPILLLLGFFVFMMRQSSGGGKNPMSFGKSKARMLTQDQIKTTFADVAGADEAKQEVGEIVEFLRDPSRFQKLGGTMPRGILMVGSPGTGKTLLAKAIAGEARVPFFTISGSDFMEMFVGVGASRVRDMFEQAKKHAPCIIFIDEIDAVGRHRGAGLGGGHDEREQTLNQLLVEMDGFNENEGVIVIAATNRPDVLDPALLRPGRFDRQVVVPLPDVKGRVQILNVHMKKIKASSDINVEHIARGTPGFSGADLANLVNEAALFAARRDQKEVYMKDMEDAKDKIMMGAERNSMVMTEDDKRLTAYHEAGHAIVGYRLKSDPVYKVTIIPRGRALGVTMTLPERDHVSVPRRWLENKLAMVFGGRIAEEIIFGYDAVTTGAASDIQHATSLAKSMVTKWGLSDKLGFRTYSDDNDEPFLGRSMGGGANGVSDQTARLVDEEIRAVIDRNYERAEQVLNDDIDKLHKMAEVLLELETIDADQVKEIMEGKPVTGYSKDNEGSDDDLSDSDVAEEKEFRAPPKLDPIS, from the coding sequence TTGAAGTACACTGGAAGAGATATCGCAATCTGGCTCGGTATTGGAATGTTTATTTTATTCCTATTCCAAGGCTTTGGCAGTAGCGGTGGAAGAGAAATTAGATACTCTGATTTCCTCGATCAAGTCGATCGTGGACAGATTAAAGAAGTGACAATTACCGGGTCAGCCATTGATGGTGTGACCAATGATAATCGTCGTTTTTCAACCATCAGCCCGGAAACAGACAACGGTCCAATGATTGATACATTGCGCCAAAATAAAGTCTCTTTTGATGGGCGTTCGATGAAAACGCAAGGCGTCTTATTAAGCGTCTTTTTAAACCTATTGCCGATCTTACTCTTGCTCGGTTTCTTTGTCTTTATGATGCGCCAATCTTCAGGCGGGGGTAAAAACCCGATGAGCTTTGGTAAATCAAAAGCACGAATGTTAACGCAAGATCAGATCAAAACCACCTTTGCTGACGTTGCAGGGGCTGATGAAGCGAAACAAGAAGTGGGCGAAATTGTTGAGTTCTTGCGTGATCCATCGCGATTCCAAAAACTCGGGGGCACAATGCCTCGCGGTATCTTAATGGTGGGATCACCCGGTACCGGTAAAACATTGCTCGCAAAAGCGATTGCAGGGGAAGCGCGCGTTCCGTTTTTCACCATTTCAGGCTCTGACTTTATGGAGATGTTTGTCGGGGTTGGGGCCTCGCGTGTTCGTGATATGTTTGAGCAAGCGAAAAAACATGCGCCGTGCATTATCTTTATTGATGAGATTGATGCGGTCGGTCGCCATCGTGGTGCGGGATTAGGCGGCGGTCATGATGAGCGTGAGCAAACCCTTAACCAGCTACTCGTTGAGATGGATGGATTTAACGAAAATGAAGGCGTGATTGTAATCGCAGCGACGAACCGTCCTGACGTATTAGACCCAGCGCTCCTTCGTCCGGGCCGTTTTGACAGACAAGTGGTCGTACCGCTTCCGGATGTTAAAGGCCGTGTGCAAATCTTAAATGTCCATATGAAGAAAATTAAAGCGTCGAGTGATATCAATGTCGAACACATTGCCCGCGGGACACCTGGATTTTCGGGGGCAGACCTTGCAAATCTTGTGAACGAAGCGGCTCTTTTTGCAGCGCGTCGTGATCAAAAAGAGGTCTACATGAAAGATATGGAAGATGCGAAAGATAAGATCATGATGGGCGCTGAGCGCAACTCAATGGTGATGACCGAAGATGATAAACGTTTAACGGCGTATCATGAAGCGGGGCACGCCATTGTGGGCTATCGCCTTAAATCGGATCCGGTTTATAAAGTGACGATCATTCCGCGCGGCCGCGCACTTGGTGTGACGATGACGCTTCCTGAGCGTGATCATGTGAGTGTTCCTCGTCGTTGGCTTGAAAATAAACTTGCGATGGTATTTGGTGGCCGAATCGCTGAAGAAATTATCTTTGGTTACGATGCGGTTACAACTGGTGCGGCGAGTGATATTCAGCACGCAACGAGCTTAGCGAAAAGCATGGTTACCAAATGGGGTCTTTCCGATAAACTCGGATTTAGAACCTATTCAGACGATAATGATGAGCCATTCTTAGGTCGCTCTATGGGCGGTGGCGCGAATGGTGTATCGGATCAAACGGCTCGTTTAGTCGATGAAGAGATCCGCGCAGTGATTGATCGAAATTATGAGCGTGCTGAGCAAGTTCTGAATGATGATATCGATAAACTTCACAAAATGGCAGAAGTCCTCTTAGAGCTTGAAACGATCGATGCGGATCAAGTTAAAGAGATTATGGAAGGCAAGCCTGTGACCGGTTATTCAAAAGATAACGAGGGCAGTGATGATGATTTAAGCGATAGTGATGTTGCGGAAGAGAAAGAGTTCCGTGCACCGCCAAAGCTTGATCCGATCTCATAA
- a CDS encoding amidohydrolase encodes MSHADDAPIIDPESAHELTAIMAQLKAWQPLAKRTRQAIHQAPELGFHEHKTRDLIIQKLTEYGVDEIDTRFGGTGVVAVIYGDPKSADQNKGPTIGLRADMDALPIEEENTFSHISPHKNCMHACGHDGHVTMLLLAAKYLATFRGFKGKVILYFQPAEEGLGGARQMIDDEKLFDFYPADRVYALHNWPGIPAGKMAFKPYNVMASTDNFTIHVEGKGGHAGMPQTSNDPLLMAMHIYQGIQGMVSRTFSPLDPVVISVTQIHGGDTFNVIADSAEMNGTIRTQSDEVREDLLARLETLVTHIAKAFGGSARFELSDLENPVAVNDLEATHEATTIARNLLGDENVLTDIEPMMAGDDFSYFLRHIKGCYAFIGNGSDSAPLHNSFYDFNDEILPIGAAYFAALVYGSPLQA; translated from the coding sequence ATGTCACACGCTGATGACGCCCCCATTATTGATCCTGAATCCGCTCATGAATTGACCGCTATTATGGCGCAACTTAAAGCCTGGCAACCGCTTGCTAAACGGACAAGACAAGCGATCCATCAAGCGCCCGAGCTTGGCTTTCATGAACATAAGACCCGCGATCTGATTATTCAAAAATTGACGGAATATGGCGTCGATGAGATCGATACACGGTTTGGCGGGACGGGCGTTGTTGCGGTGATCTATGGTGATCCTAAATCAGCGGATCAAAATAAAGGCCCCACCATCGGACTTCGCGCGGATATGGATGCATTACCGATTGAAGAGGAGAACACTTTTTCGCACATCTCACCCCATAAAAATTGCATGCACGCTTGCGGGCACGATGGGCATGTGACGATGCTTCTGCTTGCGGCAAAATATTTGGCTACTTTCCGCGGGTTTAAGGGGAAAGTGATTCTCTATTTTCAGCCAGCTGAAGAAGGATTAGGCGGTGCGCGCCAGATGATTGATGATGAAAAACTCTTTGATTTTTATCCTGCCGATCGCGTCTATGCGCTTCATAATTGGCCGGGCATTCCGGCGGGGAAAATGGCGTTTAAACCCTATAATGTGATGGCCAGTACCGATAATTTCACCATCCATGTAGAGGGCAAGGGCGGGCATGCGGGGATGCCACAAACCTCGAACGACCCGCTTTTAATGGCGATGCATATCTATCAAGGGATTCAGGGCATGGTGAGCCGTACCTTTAGTCCGCTCGATCCGGTTGTGATCTCGGTAACGCAAATTCATGGCGGCGATACCTTTAATGTAATTGCCGATTCCGCCGAGATGAATGGGACGATTCGTACCCAGTCTGATGAGGTGCGTGAGGATCTGCTTGCGCGCCTTGAGACATTAGTTACCCATATAGCTAAAGCCTTTGGTGGAAGTGCACGTTTTGAGCTTTCGGATCTTGAAAATCCGGTGGCAGTCAATGATCTTGAAGCGACGCATGAAGCGACAACGATTGCACGAAATCTTTTAGGCGATGAAAATGTACTAACCGATATTGAACCAATGATGGCCGGTGATGATTTCTCCTACTTTTTACGCCATATTAAAGGCTGTTACGCATTTATTGGAAATGGCTCAGACAGTGCGCCACTCCATAATAGTTTCTACGATTTTAACGATGAGATTTTGCCGATTGGCGCGGCATATTTTGCAGCGTTAGTGTATGGTTCGCCGTTACAAGCATAA
- a CDS encoding cytochrome-c peroxidase — protein sequence MVKKRKLSSTITKGLGIVACSVSLLLSASYAQAQTPRNEIIKPIPAPVVTDEAKVELGKKLWFDPRLSKSGFISCNSCHNLSMGGSDNLPTSIGHDWQEGPINSPTVLNATLNFVQFWDGRAADLKEQAGGPIANPKEMASTHELAVDVISSIPQYVDEFEAVYGDRDVNIDRITDAIAVFEETLVTPNSRFDKWLKGDDNAITAEELEGYEIFKTSGCIACHYGENIGGSSFQKMGLLEEYNTENLAQGRADVTGKDADRMMFKVPTLRNVELTYPYFHDGAAETLEDATKLMGRLQLGRNFTEDEVTKVVAWFKTLTGDQPQLVMPILPPSNNNTPKPEPFTK from the coding sequence ATGGTTAAAAAGCGTAAACTTTCGTCTACGATTACAAAAGGTTTAGGCATCGTAGCTTGCTCTGTTTCGTTACTTCTCTCAGCATCTTATGCTCAGGCACAAACGCCACGTAATGAGATCATTAAACCGATCCCAGCGCCGGTCGTGACTGATGAAGCAAAAGTTGAATTAGGGAAAAAACTTTGGTTTGATCCACGCTTATCAAAATCAGGATTTATTTCATGTAACTCATGCCATAACTTAAGCATGGGGGGATCGGATAACCTGCCAACGTCAATTGGTCACGATTGGCAAGAAGGCCCAATTAACTCACCGACCGTTCTGAACGCAACGCTTAACTTCGTACAATTTTGGGACGGACGTGCGGCGGACTTAAAAGAACAAGCCGGTGGCCCGATTGCAAACCCAAAAGAGATGGCATCAACGCACGAATTAGCGGTGGACGTAATCTCATCAATCCCACAATATGTAGACGAGTTTGAAGCGGTCTACGGCGATCGCGATGTGAATATTGATCGCATTACCGATGCCATTGCGGTGTTTGAAGAGACGTTAGTAACGCCCAACTCGCGCTTTGACAAATGGCTTAAAGGCGATGATAACGCCATTACAGCAGAAGAGTTAGAAGGGTATGAAATCTTCAAAACAAGTGGCTGTATTGCATGTCACTATGGTGAAAATATCGGTGGAAGCTCATTCCAGAAAATGGGACTTCTTGAAGAGTATAACACTGAAAACTTAGCGCAAGGCCGTGCCGATGTAACCGGTAAAGACGCTGACCGCATGATGTTTAAAGTGCCAACGCTTCGTAACGTTGAACTTACCTACCCCTACTTCCATGATGGGGCAGCAGAGACACTTGAAGATGCAACCAAGCTGATGGGCCGCTTACAATTAGGTCGTAACTTTACTGAAGATGAAGTGACAAAAGTCGTTGCATGGTTCAAAACCTTAACCGGTGATCAGCCACAACTTGTGATGCCGATCTTACCACCATCGAACAATAACACTCCAAAACCTGAGCCGTTTACTAAATAG
- a CDS encoding cation diffusion facilitator family transporter, with translation MMTFEDRSNFNFQAVAVAVGVLLFGIKITAWYLTDSVAILTDALESIVNILAGSFTLYSLYLSALPQDKNHPYGHGKIEFVSAGIEGTLIVVAGCFILYEAFKRLFFQDANIDQLLGQMNAGLVLVGITGVINYLVGFIAVQKGRHSNSLALVAGGKHLQSDAYSTAGLMIGLLLILITKIAWLDAAIALIFGSIIIYTGVKIIRSSIAGIMDEADEDLIERFVDEVNRHRKSSWVDLHKVRFIKYGNHMHLDCHLTLPWYLTLRDAHKELDAFEKILFSKFGNNFEMFVHTDDCLPESCEICPLKACVHRERRFVDRVEWTKDIIILDKKHSIEDIKNPVPYNESENPAITQLTTDLKEHGALENEHHDNAK, from the coding sequence ATGATGACCTTCGAGGATCGTTCCAACTTTAACTTTCAAGCGGTCGCTGTGGCCGTCGGTGTACTGCTCTTTGGCATTAAAATCACCGCTTGGTATCTCACCGATTCGGTGGCCATTTTAACCGACGCATTAGAGAGTATCGTCAATATATTAGCCGGGAGTTTTACCCTTTATAGTCTCTATCTATCTGCCCTCCCGCAGGATAAAAATCACCCGTACGGGCACGGAAAAATAGAGTTTGTCTCCGCCGGCATTGAAGGCACATTAATTGTCGTTGCCGGCTGTTTTATTCTCTACGAAGCGTTCAAACGCCTCTTCTTCCAAGATGCCAATATCGACCAACTTTTAGGTCAGATGAATGCGGGGCTTGTCCTTGTGGGAATCACCGGTGTGATCAACTATCTGGTAGGATTTATTGCAGTTCAAAAAGGTCGTCATAGTAATTCGCTTGCCCTTGTCGCCGGCGGGAAACATCTTCAGTCCGATGCCTATTCAACAGCGGGACTCATGATCGGGCTGCTGCTAATTTTAATCACTAAAATTGCGTGGCTCGATGCGGCAATCGCGCTGATCTTTGGCTCAATTATTATCTATACCGGCGTTAAGATCATTCGCTCTTCCATTGCGGGCATTATGGACGAGGCGGATGAAGATCTCATTGAGCGTTTTGTCGATGAGGTGAATCGTCACCGTAAATCAAGCTGGGTCGATCTCCACAAAGTCCGTTTTATTAAATATGGCAATCACATGCATCTTGATTGCCATTTAACGTTGCCGTGGTATTTAACGCTCCGCGATGCTCATAAAGAACTCGATGCCTTTGAGAAAATTCTCTTTTCAAAATTTGGCAATAATTTCGAAATGTTTGTTCATACCGATGATTGTTTGCCTGAATCGTGTGAGATCTGCCCGCTTAAAGCCTGTGTGCATCGCGAACGCCGCTTTGTTGATCGCGTCGAATGGACGAAAGATATTATTATCTTGGACAAAAAACATTCCATCGAAGATATTAAAAATCCCGTTCCCTATAACGAAAGCGAAAACCCCGCAATTACCCAGCTCACCACTGATCTTAAAGAACATGGAGCGCTAGAGAATGAGCATCACGATAACGCAAAATAG
- a CDS encoding GNAT family N-acetyltransferase, with protein sequence MYYQLAKHRVMETERLILRPITLEDADDMFEYGQDAETTRFIFPTHTSIEDTKKTIVNLFMKSPLGNFAIELKESGKMIGTCNIRPNVEEDAVEIAYALNKNYWRRGYAPEAAKKLIDFSIHHLNAKRIFAVYDTNNPASGRVMEKLGMTQEMIRRNDRNFRGDFRDLVICSLIP encoded by the coding sequence ATGTACTATCAATTAGCAAAACACCGTGTGATGGAGACAGAACGCCTTATTCTTCGTCCGATTACGCTCGAGGATGCGGACGATATGTTCGAGTATGGGCAAGATGCAGAGACAACGCGCTTTATTTTCCCAACGCACACCTCGATCGAAGATACGAAAAAAACCATCGTTAATCTCTTTATGAAGAGCCCGCTCGGAAATTTTGCCATTGAATTAAAAGAAAGTGGTAAGATGATCGGCACATGTAATATTCGCCCTAATGTAGAGGAAGATGCGGTAGAGATCGCGTACGCCCTGAATAAGAATTATTGGCGTCGTGGTTATGCGCCTGAGGCTGCGAAGAAACTGATCGATTTCTCAATTCATCATCTCAATGCTAAACGAATTTTTGCCGTCTATGATACCAATAATCCGGCATCGGGCCGTGTTATGGAAAAACTTGGCATGACGCAAGAGATGATCCGACGCAACGACCGTAACTTTAGGGGTGATTTCCGAGATCTTGTGATCTGCAGTTTAATCCCTTAA
- a CDS encoding GNAT family N-acetyltransferase: MYYQLAKHRVMETERLILRPITLDDADDLFEYASDIDNTRHVFPTHQSIDETNWVISNLFMKNPLGHFAIELKESGKMIGTCDIRPNETAQSVELAYAINKRYWGQGLAPEAAKKLLDFSIEHLKARRIWAAHDYENHASGRVMEKIGMTHEGVIRMRKNLCGELRDAVIHSYIVSEH, from the coding sequence ATGTATTATCAATTAGCGAAACATCGTGTGATGGAAACAGAACGTTTAATTCTGCGCCCAATTACACTTGATGATGCAGATGATCTCTTTGAGTATGCAAGCGATATCGACAATACCCGCCACGTGTTTCCAACGCATCAATCGATCGACGAAACCAACTGGGTCATCTCCAATCTCTTTATGAAAAATCCGCTTGGCCATTTTGCCATCGAATTAAAAGAGAGTGGAAAAATGATCGGCACCTGCGACATTCGCCCGAATGAAACCGCACAAAGTGTCGAGCTTGCCTACGCAATCAATAAGCGCTATTGGGGCCAAGGTCTTGCTCCGGAAGCGGCAAAAAAACTTCTCGATTTCTCAATCGAACACCTTAAAGCCCGACGTATTTGGGCCGCGCATGACTACGAAAACCATGCGTCCGGCCGTGTAATGGAAAAGATCGGGATGACGCACGAAGGCGTGATTCGCATGCGTAAAAACCTCTGCGGTGAACTGCGCGATGCCGTGATCCATAGCTATATCGTTTCTGAGCATTAA